Proteins encoded in a region of the Prunus persica cultivar Lovell chromosome G4, Prunus_persica_NCBIv2, whole genome shotgun sequence genome:
- the LOC18780943 gene encoding uncharacterized protein LOC18780943: MQAILNLLPLKEQKQGDALTKDNNVGTECEIDYSDQFTTYLIFNGRDTLLKWARAQGKMNNTVLLIKRSNYGGEGKRRPRVILPCERSSNYKFCKSSETTDIRSDANSDMKKCARDTSTKKCGCPFLLKGVNIGDGDDWKLEVVCGVHNHPISEYLQGYSFVGRLSE, encoded by the exons ATGCAAGCTATTTTGAACTTACTCCCATTaaaggaacaaaaacaagGTGACGCCCTTACTAAAGACAACAATGTGGGAACAGAATGTGAAATAGACTATAGTGATCAATTCACAACttatttg ATATTCAATGGTAGAGATACATTACTTAAATGGGCTCGTGCACAAGGAAAAATGAATAATACTGTCCTTTTAATTAAAAGGTCTAATTATGGAGGTGAGGGCAAGAGGAGACCTCGAGTAATACTTCCTTGTGAGAGGAGCAGTAACTATAAGTTTTGCAAGTCTAGTGAGACAACTGATATAAGGTCGGATGCAAATAGTGATATGAAAAAATGTGCTAGGGATACTAGTACCAAGAAATGTGGATGCCCATTCTTATTAAAAGGTGTCAATATTGGTGATGGGGATGATTGGAAGTTGGAGGTTGTTTGTGGAGTACACAACCATCCTATTTCAGAGTATCTTCAAGGTTATTCATTTGTGGGGCGACTTTCTGAATAG